From the Gavia stellata isolate bGavSte3 chromosome 22, bGavSte3.hap2, whole genome shotgun sequence genome, one window contains:
- the LOC104258364 gene encoding fructosamine-3-kinase → MEKILKTELKTSVLKAFGSSGGGYISQSQGYETDSGRVFVKINHKPQARKMFEGEMASLEAIQKTNIVRVPQPIKIIDLPGGGAMFVMEYLKMKHLNKYSSKLGEQIADLHLYNQKLGEKLRKEGNTIGKGAGHSESQYVDKFGFHTATCCGYIPQVNEWQSDWPSFFIRHRLQAQLDLIEKDYGDREARELWSQLKLKIPEMFCDVEIVPALLHGDLWAGNVAEDDSGPIIFDPASFYGHSEFELAIAGMFGGFSSSFFSAYHSKIPKAPGFEKRNKLYQLFNYINHWNHFGTGYRGSTLNVMRKLLK, encoded by the exons AtggaaaaaatcctgaaaacagAATTGAAAACTTCCGTTCTGAAGGCATTTGGAAGCTCGGGAGGAGGATACATTAGCCAAAGCCAAGGTTATGAAACAGACAGTGGACGAGTATTTGTTAAAATCAACCACAAACCTCAG GCTAGAAAAATGTTTGAAGGGGAAATGGCAAGTTTGGAAGCTATTCAGAAAACCAATATTGTGAGAGTGCCTCAGCCCATTAAAATAATTGACCTGCCTGGAGGAGGAGCAATGTTTGTCATGGAGTACTTAAAGATGAAGCACCTCAACAA ATATTCTTCAAAGCTTGGAGAACAGATAGCAGATCTTCATCTTTATAACCAGAAACTTGGAGAGAAAttgagaaaggagggaaacacaATTG GTAAAGGAGCAGGTCACTCTGAGTCTCAGTATGTGGATAAGTTTGGATTCCATACAGCCACTTGCTGTGGTTATATACCACAG GTGAATGAATGGCAGAGTGATTGGCCTTCCTTCTTTATTCGTCACCGACTCCAAGCTCAGTTGGATTTGATTGAAAAAGATTATGGAGACAGAGAAGCCAGAGAACTTTGGTCACAGCTAAAA CTAAAGATTCCTGAAATGTTCTGTGATGTAGAAATtgttcctgctctcctgcatGGGGACCTGTGGGCAGGAAATGTGGCTGAGGACGACTCTGGGCCAATTATCTTTGACCCTGCTTCCTTCTATGGCCATTCAGAATTTGAACTGGCTATTGCTGGAATGTTTGGTGGGTTTAGCAgctcttttttctctgcctaTCACAGTAAAATACCCAAAGCTCCAGGATTTGAGAAACGAAACAAATTGTATCAGCTCTTTAATTACATAAACCACTGGAACCATTTTGGGACCGGGTACAGGGGATCTACCCTAAATGTAATGAGAAAACTTCTGAAGTAA
- the LOC104258365 gene encoding ketosamine-3-kinase — MEDALRRELGTALLRPTGHSGGGCISQGQSYDTDGGRVYVKSNSKAEARRMFEGEMASLEAILKTQTIKVPKPIKVIDLPGGSTLFVMEHLEMRGLNRHSAKLGTQLADLHLHNQQLGEKLKKEGSTVGKGQGQMEVQFVDQFGFHTVTCCGYLPQVNDWQNDWVTFFAKQRIQPQMDMIEKNSGDREARELWAQLQLKIPSLFCDVEIVPALLHGDLWGGNVAEDDSGPIIFDPASFYGHSEYELAIAGMFGGFSSSFYSAYHSKIPKAAGFEKRLKLYQLFHYMNHWNHFGTGYRGSSLNIMRNLVK, encoded by the exons ATGGAGGACGCGCTGAGGCGGGAGCTGGGTACCGCGCTGCTCCGGCCGACGGGGCACTCGGGGGGCGGCTGCATCAGCCAGGGCCAGAGCTACGACACGGACGGCGGTCGGGTGTACGTGAAGAGCAACTCCAAGGCGGAG GCCAGAAGAATGTTTGAGGGAGAAATGGCAAGTTTGGAAGCCATCTTGAAAACGCAGACAATAAAAGTGCCTAAACCCATCAAAGTTATAGACCTGCCTGGGGGCAGTACTCTCTTTGTGATGGAACATTTGGAAATGAGAGGCTTAAACAG ACATTCAGCAAAGCTTGGAACACAACTGGCTGATCTACACCTTCATAACCAGCAACTTGgagagaagctgaagaaagaagGGAGCACAGTTG GTAAAGGTCAAGGGCAAATGGAAGTCCAGTTTGTGGATCAATTTGGCTTTCATACAGTTACCTGCTGTGGCTATCTTCCACAG GTGAATGACTGGCAGAATGACTGGGTGACTTTCTTTGCCAAGCAAAGAATCCAGCCCCAGATGGACATGATTGAAAAGAATTCAGGAGACAGGGAAGCAAGAGAACTTTGGGCACAACTTCAG ctGAAGATACCCAGTTTGTTCTGTGATGTAGAAATtgttcctgctctcctgcatGGAGATCTCTGGGGAGGAAATGTAGCTGAGGATGATTCTGGTCCAATTATCTTCGACCCGGCTTCTTTCTACGGCCATTCAGAGTATGAGCTTGCAATAGCTGGGATGTTTGGTGGCTTCAGCAGTTCTTTTTACTCTGCTTATCACAGTAAAATTCCCAAAGCTGCAGGGTTTGAGAAACGCCTAAAGCTTTATCAGCTTTTTCACTACATGAACCATTGGAACCATTTTGGTACAGGGTACAGAGGGTCTTCTCTAAACATTATGAGAAACCTTGTAAAGTGA